In Dioscorea cayenensis subsp. rotundata cultivar TDr96_F1 unplaced genomic scaffold, TDr96_F1_v2_PseudoChromosome.rev07_lg8_w22 25.fasta BLBR01001118.1, whole genome shotgun sequence, the genomic stretch GACTACAATGAGCTCAAGAAGTTGGATTGGAGTCATGTCCCGTTTGAGCATCCAGCCACCTTTGAAACCCTAGCTATAGACTCTCAGATGAAGAGTGAGATAGTGAAAGACTTGGTGAAGTTTAGCAAGAGCAAGGAGTACTATGCCAAGATTGGGAAGCCATGGAAGAGAGGTTACTTGCTTTATGGTCCTCCAGGGACTGGTAAGTCCACTATGATTGCTGCCATGGCTAACTTGCTGGATTATGATGTTTTTGATCTTGAGCTTACTGGAGTGAAGGACAACAGTATGTTGAGGAAGCTCTTGTTGAATACAACCGGCAAGTCAATAATTGTCATCGAGGATATTGATTGTTCTTTGGATTTATCAGGGAAACGAAAACCTGGGGGAAACCAGAACGAGAAcaaggaagaggaagaaaagaagGCCGCCATGGGTGGTCCTCCTGGTAAGGATGAGAGTAAGGTTACTTTATCAGGGTTGCTTAACTGTATTGATGGATTATGGTCTGCATGTGGTGGAGAGAAGGTGATTGTTTTCACTACCAACCATATTGAGAAGCTTGATCCTGCATTGATAAGGAGGGGAAGGATGGATAAGCATATTGAATTGGGATACTGTGAATATGAAGGGTTTAAAGTGCTGGCTAAGAATTATCTTGGAGTGGAATCTCATCATTTGTTTGAGGTTATTCATGAGTTGTTGGAGGAGAAGAATATCAGCCCTGCTGATGTGGCTGAGAGTTTGATGCCAAAGGAGGAGGGTAAGGATCAAGTTGATGTTTGCTTGGAAAAACTTGTTAATGTTCTGAAAGGTTGCAAATCAAAGAGTGAGGAGAAGGTgaagaaaagtaaaaagaagTTGGAGAATGCTGGGAAAGTTCCGATGGTGAAGATTGATTGCTCAGTTGTTGTTTGATGTGGTTGCGGTTGAtttgtcaaaatataaaaaaataataaaataaataagtagtaGATGGGGATGACagcttagggttttagggcgtgtttggttcgcCGAAGTGGAGGCCGAAGTGGCTGAAAAGATGAGTTCCAGACCactttcttgtgtttggttcGCCGAAGTGGAGGCCGAAGTGGTGATTTGACAACTTCCAAAACCAGCCACTTCCTGCTTTGACTTCCGGATTAAAATCTCCGAAGTGGGATTTGAGGCAACTGACTTCCTTCATGTGGTGTGTCATGtgagttacttaggatcatctccaaaaaaatttttaataaataaaaataaatttgtaaatttaaaaattaaaccaatttattgtaaatattagTGAACCATTTAAGTTGTAATTTACGGGTTGATTTTTTTacaagactaaaaaaataattcaattaaaagttgggaaattagaattaaatcaaattattgataaaccatttaaaattaatttgtaactTACGGGctcatttttttgcaaaaataaaaacaaaaaaataactcaattaaaaacttgtaaaaattagaattaagcCAATTTATGTAGatcaactattaaaaaaatataatgtgtggtaaataaaaagtaattaacataaaaaaaaactttaaaagaaCATTATACTTTAAAAGCATTTATAATAACCTCTTTAACAAATATGGGCTAACCTCACCCCCTACCAAACACAAAAGAACTGTTGAAATCACATTTCCAGATTTTCACTTCCATCATCCAAACACATGAA encodes the following:
- the LOC120255645 gene encoding LOW QUALITY PROTEIN: AAA-ATPase At3g28510-like (The sequence of the model RefSeq protein was modified relative to this genomic sequence to represent the inferred CDS: deleted 1 base in 1 codon); the encoded protein is MGHGSDKLILSMDDNEEITDEFHGVKVWWFSSKITRHNISFYRLVDEDKRYYRLRFHRRHRALINEAYLLFVIQQGKAIGVENRQRKLYTNSSSFDYNELKKLDWSHVPFEHPATFETLAIDSQMKSEIVKDLVKFSKSKEYYAKIGKPWKRGYLLYGPPGTGKSTMIAAMANLLDYDVFDLELTGVKDNSMLRKLLLNTTGKSIIVIEDIDCSLDLSGKRKPGGNQNENKEEEEKKAAMGGPPGKDESKVTLSGLLNCIDGLWSACGGEKVIVFTTNHIEKLDPALIRRGRMDKHIELGYCEYEGFKVLAKNILEWNLIICLRLFMSCWRRRISALLMWLRV